In Fusarium fujikuroi IMI 58289 draft genome, chromosome FFUJ_chr02, the genomic stretch CCCGCCACAGCCGACGGCGATGACAATGGCAAGCAAGTTCGGTAACCATTGCCATCGTTGCCAGACGTGGACCGCTCGATATCCTAGGAACGCGAGACAAAAACTAAGGATGCAAACTATGCCGATCCCTACGTTCACACTTATATTGGCCTTCTCATTCACAGCTGCGATGGCCTGTCCGCTTACGACCGACCCCACGAGCGTAAACCCTGTTACCGTTCCAGCGTTGAGCAGGATGGGAATGATTCCAAGATAGAGCCTGGCAAATCGCAATGTCAGCAATCTCCTTGCAATGATCTTTGAAGTCTTGAAACGCACCCGAAGGAATATCGAGCCTGTATCATTTGTCTCATCCCGGTCTTGCATCCCCCGATACTGACAACAGCCGGGGGGATGCATGTTACAATGTTGAAAAAGATGATTATCAACGACACATCTCGCAATCCTAGTCCGTATACAGCCGTGCCGAGAGCACCAGTTGGCAACCTGAGATATTATCAGATATATGCGATCATCAGTAGGTTGGGTTATGCCACCAACTCACGGTAGAATACACAACAGACAGGTGAAGAACACAGTAAAAAGGTTGCTGTGCTGCGTTTGGGTTCTTTCCTCGATGGGCACTGGCCGAACCCCGTTCTCCTCGACACCAGCGTCAAGCACTCTCTTATACCACCTCGAGAATACACCAGTCTTTGCGTTCCTAGCAGTAGAAACACTGGTACTTTCTCCATTTTCGGTATTGTTTCTGGCGTGTTCGGATATATGGAGCTCTCGGTTGGCTTCCAAATCCTTGAGAACTGCCATTGTGGTGCTGAAGATCAGTAGTGCAAAGCCTAAGGCGTGCTGGACGTGCAAAGAAGGACGTAAGTCTCTGACAAAGCTTAACTTGCTCTAGTATCATGATATGTCAAGCCCGACCTTAAGGTAACAAAGAAACATGTACCTCTCGAATGCGCCGCTCGAATCTGTTTGCCTACTGTAGTCTACACAATTCGACAGCCGTTCCACAATAGGCTCAATGACAGCCCCTAGACGTTGTGATCCTTTCTTTGCAGTTGACCTGGCCACAGCCATCAGCCAATGATCTTGGGGAGCCAAGATTACACCATCAAGGAGTGCAATCGGATGCGGGACCGGATTTTGCAACTTTGTTCCCAACTGATGTGTCACAATAAATGTGGCGTGCTGGGATATATGCTGGTGTCTAAAAGTAGGCTGCAGTGTGCTTGTTCTAAACAACACAACAGCCATGTTGTTATCTGGGGCTGAATCGAACCAACTTGGCTGATACATCACTGTACTTAGGGCTGAGGTATGGTGTGCTTCTCTGTTGGTTCGAGCGGCTAACCAGATAGACCCATGACAACGACTGGCTGCGGCTTGTGCTGCTTGTCACTCACATGCTCATCAGAGTCAGCCATGAAGATTTCTCTGCTTGCATAAGGGCAGGGACGGGCCAACACCGAACTGGCCCGAAACCTTGACGATCATGATTCTGCTCTAATGCAGATAACAGTGCGGCGCGGCGGCCCGTGTCCAAGGTCCAAGCTAAAGCATTGTGGGACTGTGATGAAACATGGGCATCAAACACTCGCAAGAATCTTGACAGATACAACATTACAATACTGGATACTGTcttgctttttctttatatacctGCGACTCGTATGGAATGCTAATAATTGGGTACAGAGCGGGTCGGCGTCTTATGGATGCGGATCAAGGACAACTCTATATATGATAAAAGCCCGCGGGCTTTTGACAGCAACCACTCCGGCTTCTCGGTACTACACAATACATACAGTATGTTTATGCAGCTAGCGGGGATAGAGTGGAGATGTAGAATGTTTGTTTGATCCCTGTTACGTCGATGCAACATAATGTGAAAGAAGATGCAGCTGTCGCATCCTTCACCTAAATTTCATGACCAGGGCTGGTCCTAGAACGCGCCATTTAGGCCGAAGTCCTGCCTTTCTTTCGTAATGATGGGTAGATTACAAAGGAGGTATGCCAATCGTCCTTGCAAGGATTCTATAGAGCAGCCAAGCAAAGATGTCACGTATCGCTGTTGCCTTGTTTTCTTGGCTAGCTTGTTATCTCCATCCACTATACATATTGTCACCATAAACAGACATGGTCCTCTGTAATAGTGTAGGAATGGGGCGTTAGTGAGTGGTGCCTCTTCCTGCACTAAGTCGACAACGAGTCGTGACCACAAAGCTGACTGAAAGATGCATTACTGCCTCCATAGTCCTGCGCTTTGACTGGACTACCAACGAGCCGGGCTGAGGTAACACAACACAAGCGAATGACTCTGCCGAGATACCCCACCTCGACAAGGGTCTTCGAAGATTCCATCAAGAGCCAATTGGAACCCTTCTTGAGTAACAGGGTCCTGTGGATCGGCTAAAATAGACTACCAGTCTTGGGGAAATCGCGTTAGCCATTGTGACCTCTGCAGTCGGCTTCAAGCATCTTAAATGCAGAGAATAGGTAAGGGTGAAGTAAGGCATGGGTACAGCTCATCAAAGGGGAAGAGAGCCAGCATTATCACATACTATAATGTGCTGGGCAAGGGAAAGTAAAGCGCACTTCCAGAAATGGCAAAAGTTTGCGACTTTGTTGGTGGCTATCAATAGACACAACCCAGTATCTGCCAGAGTCATGTTGCAGTGAAAGAGTGTATGTAGTATCTGCACTTATTTTCTGGTATCCATGAGCACATGGGACCTGTCCTGCTTCCGTACAGCATGTGAGGATCGGCCGGCCATCGCAAGACACACTGAACATGACTTACTTGATATGGTATACCTGATTCAACATGTTATAGTACTCTTCCAAGGTGTTGGGAGGGATATCTGGTCGCTATTCCGAGTCGCTGTTGACAAGTGCCTCAGCTGCGAGACTTCGCGGTTTGATGACACAGTCAAAGTGCTCAGGGTGACTAGCAGCAAATACCATTGTCAGCCATGTGCCAACCACATTATCAAATACTTGTGCGCATGTTTCCAGTTTGGCAAGGGTGCAGAGGTATCGAGGGGCAGTGGGGATAGCTAAAGACAGGGGGAGTCAACATACCAGGTTCCTCCATTGGTAAAACGGACTCGGGGCTCAATGAGCTTCCCGTCTGAAGACATCTTCTTACAAAACCGGAGTACGGACAACATCGTTGCTACCATGATCCAGACACTATTGTCGGCCAGAAACCGACCGACACAGACCCTAGTGGTGATTAGTTCGTTCTAGATTTCCAAAGCCGTGACCCGAGTCTCAGTTGGGGTTGGCCTGTCACGTACCGGCGCCCAAATCCAAAATTGCCAACAGGAAACGGTTCCCCAGCTTCATACCTGTCGGGGTTGAAATCGTGGGGGTCTTTGTAGACCCGCTCATCATGAGCCATGGCATAAGCGTTGGCATAGACCACAGTCCTGGTACTTATCAGATACTCTCCCCACCTTGTAACATCACTATGATGACAGCATCGTAAGGGAGCGTCTTACCCTGTAAATCATCAGTTAAATTAGAcaagcagcaacaagaattTGCCTCAGATATACCTTTAGGAATGTGCATGCCCTTGTAGATATCATCGTGGAGCGACTTGTGTGGGATCCCTGCCGCGCATTAGTAGCTATTGCAGGGTTTCTTCATTGCCAAACATGAACAACTCACCTAGAGGAGCCAGTGGCGACCAGCTTTGTGAAGATTCCTGTCAGTTTATGTTTTGTGTCAGTGATTGGTTAAAAATGCCGCGTACCGATAAATTTCCTGGACAACATGCTCGATATAAACCAAAGCGGGCCGGTCCGAGAAGTCGGGAAGTTTATCAAATCCAATCACCGTATCAAGCTCTTGCTGTGCCTTGTCCTGTATTTCCGGGTGAAGAACCATGTTGAGAATAAAGATTACACATGTAGCCCATGTCTGAAAGCCACGTTATTAACTTTCAAAAATCAACTACTATGGAGATAGACTCACCGTATCTGCTCCTGCGATAAAAACCGCCCCTGCCGCCCctttgatatcatcaagggACCATTGTTGCTCCTGGCCACGGGACTCCTTATCCTTATACTCACGTAGAAGGTTGTGTGCTAGAGATGTGTTTCTATGATGGTCATATCTGTGCTGCAAAAGACGTGAGTCACACGGCAAGACGGGGGATAATTCTTGAGATGTTTTCCCATGTCACCCACCACCCTTCAACTCACATATTCAGCTTGTGCAGCAGCGAATGGGATATCGTGAAGCTTTCTAATAGCCCAGCGCCACTGTCGGGCAAATCGCAAGGACCAGTCGCGGACAATACAGTCGGGGAGGTAGCGAACTAAACTGGCTCCTTAGCACAATTTTCTAAAGATTTAGGGTCCATCGTGTGGATATCTCGTACCGAATGGAACTAGATCAACAATACTATTGGCGGGAACTCCACCATTGCCAGTGGCATACATGGCATCGTTGGCGATTTGGATGTAAGGGTCATCGTCCTCGAGCACTTGAGTGCCATAGCTGACTTGCAGAACGATGGCAACCGCAAGCCTACGTAACGAGGTTTCCCAAGTTTCAGGCTTCTTGAGTATATTTCGAATCGTTCGTCGGGCTTCTGTTATCTGCAGGCTGTGCCATTGGCGTACATTTGTGTTGCTGAACGAGGTCTGGAGTAACTTTCTGTGCATTTGCCAACGTTCTccaaaaggaagaaaagtcaGGGTCTTTCCCCATCCCATGCTATCGAAGACTCAAATAAGCAAAGTATTCGGATCACGGTTTCTTCTAGATAGTAGCAGGGACCGGCTTACACTTCCAGCAGCGTAAATTGGGGTCGGTCACAAAAATTGGCGCCTTTCTTGTCCAAGATATCCCTGGCTACATCGGCGCTATTGAGCACGACTGTAGAACGACCCAGGGATCTGACATGTATGATATCTGAATCTGTTGAAGGTAATGTTAGGGGCAAAATATTCGTCTACATGTACAGAGGACAAACTGACTGTATTCTCTCGACCATTTCGCGTATACTGCTGCCGCATTGTCCTTGGGTATAACACggaaatggccaagaagaaactcAGAAGGCGGACCAGGTGGTAGTGGCAGCGTATGTTGAGAGCGCCAATGGGCCCATGCAAGAAGCAAAATAGTGGCAATGGCAAGCGTCAGCCCAGAGAGGGCCTGAGATGGGTAGTGCTCTATCATGACTCGAGCTTTGAGAAAGTGAGTTCGAGTTTGAGTCACTCTGAGTGAAAGAGACGAGGATTTCTGGGGAGAGTTGAAGTTATAATTGTAGCAAACAAACCGGGGAAGGAAGCAGATGTTGAGCTAAATGAAAGAACAGGCAATGACCTCAAGTTGCTTCACTGAATTACGCACGACATGACCTCAGGCATATTCCCAACAGGGACAGAGCAACCAACTATGAACTATCCACAGCAAACGCTGTTGTTGGCTTTCTGATGTATCATTCTTGAGACCAACGGGCAATGCAGCGGTCGAACAGGGAATGAAggagaggccaagaagcttttgGTTACCGGTGATGAACAGATTGATCTTCTTTTCCGTCCCCACATTCCCATGTGCATGTATTGACCCTGATTGCATGAGAGATAAGGAATTGCTAGAGCTGTAGTCTTCATATTACCCACCAGTTTCCAAAGGACTTGGCTGTCGTGTTAATACAGAAAAGGCTTTAGCCGATAATATGACGCAGTTTGTGGATAAGTGATTTAGCCTAAGGAGTATCAGCTTGATCCTTCAATGTCAGTTGATATGATGCAATGGAATGTTTGTCTTGTTGTCTCGGTTGTTGCCACATTTTGTCTGCGGCAAGACAATTCCCACGATGCAATTGGCTACTTTTGTTCCCTCTACAGAACCTCGGTTCCGTTCCTTCGGGCCCAGATCCTGGCTGCGTTGCCTCGTTACGCGAAAGTCAAAGCATCCGCCACGAGCTGCAACCCCTGGGAAACACCTGAGCGCACCATCTCGTTTAGTAAAGTTTAGTAAACAAAAAGAACGAGAAGGGCCCCCTAAGCCAGCACTTAACTTCCTTCTAAGCTAAGGATTTAGTTGCCGCAGCTGTACAcgccctcagggagcaagaaaacaccgaaACTTGACGTAAGGTGACAAAATacttagcaaaaggtatcctaagtttatactaaatttaggCACAATTTAtgctaacttacctaagtctttttgtcatttagggtcgaggtcctgagttttctttcctcccctaaaCAAGGTCGTTGACGAACTGATTCATGTGCTGATTTAGCTACGGACCGGCGGCTCAGAAATAGAGGATGGGCGAGACAATGTGGTTCAATACCGACGCTAAAGTGAGGAGCCGGCACTTGTCTTGTCATAACTGTCTTTGGTCTGGTCGGTTGCATATGCACCTGTAATCAGGCCTAGGTTCAATAGTGCCTTTAGACACTCAGTAAATATGGGTACATGTACAGCTCATGATGCTCCATGAGTTGCGGAATTGTCTCTTCTGATGATGCTCGAAATAGAATACACTCCTGGGGACGTGATTGGAGGAAGCAGTTCCTTCTCAATTTAAAACACTTTCCATCGTCGCTGCCCCATTTATGTATAAACGAAGGCTGTATGAGGGACAAGGAAGGCAGGACAAAATGGAAACAACCCCACACCAAAACGTGATGACTTTCACCTTCCACTTGCGCATGCCCCTCAGCTCTCTAACCGTCCTCGGGCAGGTGGGATCCATCTTGTCCACATGACTTGGGTCTCGACAACAGCAACTCAAGTTGACAACTTCTTCACCGCAAGCTGAACGTGTCAATCAATATTGTGAATAAACCATCTTAAAGTCTGCGGCGTCACCGGCGAATCCTTGCGCGTAAACGCTGAGAAAAGCAAATAAACGGACTTGTTTCAACCATTGCTTTTGCGCTCGGCCTCTCTCTGACGCTACCTACAGACACAAGGGCCGTCGGCTTCCGGCTGTTAATACCAACCCCTGACGTGACAATTCACTACGGGGTACGGATACTACATCCTCAACTACACACAGACAGCATCATATTGCGAAAgcaacaccagccttgatTCAGCCGCAATAACCCGTTCTGCAAATCTCTTCCAACCCACCTCTACGATGGCTTCTCACGCTAGCACTCCACACATCACCATTCTGGGCTCTCTCAACATGGATCTCGTTTCCTATGTCCCACATCATCCCCTTCCTGGTGAAACCCTCACCTCAAACCATTTCAACACTTCGCCAGGCGGTAAGGGCGCTAACCAAGCTGTTGCTTGTGGCAAGCTCTCTCGAGACTCGGACCTGTCCAATCCTTCGGCTGTCGTCTCTATGGTGGGTGCTGTTGGCGCCGATCCTTATGGCACCCTCCTGCTTGACAGCCTTCGCTCTTTTGGCGTTGCTGTCGATTCTGTAGCCATCCGCCAAGACCAGAAGTCTGGCCTAGCTATCATCATTGTGGATGAGCCCTCTGGCCAGAACCGCATTATCTTGTCTCCTGAAGCCAATCACTCTCTTCAACCTGCTGAGTTTGAGGCCCTTCCTGGCCCCCGTCCTGACCTCCTGATCATGCAGCTCGAAATTCCTTTCGATACTGTCATGCAGGCTTTGAAAGCTGCCAAAAAGGATGGTGTTCCCGTACTTCTCAACCCAGCACCGGCTCAGCCCTTGCCTATGGATGCCTACAATGGGCTGGCCCATCTCGTTGTTAATGAGACCGAGGCCGCCATTCTTGCAGATTGTGCTGAGTCTGAGCTTGATGACCTTCAAGGCTTGGACCGCATTGGCCGTGTCTTCATTGATCGCGGAGTCCAcaatgtcatcatcaccctcgGAGGTCGTGGTGTCTATTTCGTCAATAAACAAGGCCAGAGCGCATTGCTTCCAGCGACTAAGACAACCGTAGTGGACACCACGGCCGCGGGTGATACCTTTGTTGGTTCTTACGCCCTGGCCGTTGTAGCCGCCAAAGATGGCCAATTTAATATTGAAGCAGCTGTCGCGGCAGCCAATCGAGCAGCTGCCTTGACCGTTGCGCGAAAGGGTGCTCAGATCTCCATCCCCTGGAAAGACGAACTTTAGACAAGGTAGCAATACCGCTTTCTTCGTAGACAATCCAACAAAAAGTATTCGAATCTCACTACGTGTACAGTTTCTCCATTTCGTCTGCTACCTAGGTCAGTCTAGAACCATGACGCCCATCCCCATTTGCTTGCATCCTTTTTGCCTCTGCTACGCGCTGGCGATGCTACTCGGGGCTCCTCCACTTCCTGCTCCCTTGTCGTTATGGACAAACCCGCCATCAAAGGTAACAAGCCCCTGAGGGTGTCAGCGCCGAGTGACCGCCTCTTCCATAACGTGCTGCTGTCAGATTTGCCAGAAAAGGTCCTTCGGCCTTGAGTAGCAGGAACATCACTTCCATCTCGGCTGTGCTCTTCTTTTGGTCGTGTATGGACCGAATTGTTCACCCCCGCGCCCCTAAAGGTTCTCGGCCCTGGCAGACCTTCACGACTCTGCCTTGACAAGTAGCTTGACGCATAGCTGCCACACCTGGACGACCCTTGCCTCAATCtatgatgagattgagaggGCGTTTCTCTATTATGGTGATCGACCTCGGTGCAGCCTCGCTGAAGGCTTGCCTTTCTGAGGGGAATCCGAGGCGTAGGGCTATGATTCCAAGTGGACTCTCCATGTGTGCCATCGCCAGTTTTTTCTAAATGCTTCTGTTGCAAACAGTACGTCTGCTCTGAATCCCTGGGACCGTATTTTGCTGCTGCAATTTGTCCCATTACCTTCCTGGCGCTCGTGGTTCCCCAGCGCCTTTCTACCAGTGGCAATAGTGGGTTGGATCTTGAAACCGGAGGAGGAGACCAAAGCGACATGGCATTGTGGAGTTTCACGGAGGCTGTGGCTACCGTCTCAATCTTGCTTTGCATGCTGAACATGTCGTCCTCCACAATTCCCATGTCTTGACACATGGGAAACGCCGAGTTTCGATATGACAGCCGCACGGTCATGTAGCTCACGGTAGAATCACCCAACTCCTCCTTAAGCGCTTTTATCAGGTTGTCCGATTCTGACCGTGAACAATTCCGTCTGCATCGCCGCATAGCCTTTGAGACACGGACCTGAACTTGAGctagaagaaagatgctTGATCCGGGGCCCAAGCGGTGACTATTCCCGTAAATCAGCGAGCGTCCTAATCAGTGTGTCAATCTCGTTCGTCGGTGTACTTACATGGGAAAAGGTTGTTCCTGAAGAATGCGAA encodes the following:
- a CDS encoding related to cytochrome p450 yields the protein MIEHYPSQALSGLTLAIATILLLAWAHWRSQHTLPLPPGPPSEFLLGHFRVIPKDNAAAVYAKWSREYNSDIIHVRSLGRSTVVLNSADVARDILDKKGANFCDRPQFTLLEVMGWGKTLTFLPFGERWQMHRKLLQTSFSNTNVRQWHSLQITEARRTIRNILKKPETWETSLRRLAVAIVLQVSYGTQVLEDDDPYIQIANDAMYATGNGGVPANSIVDLVPFVRYLPDCIVRDWSLRFARQWRWAIRKLHDIPFAAAQAEYHRYDHHRNTSLAHNLLREYKDKESRGQEQQWSLDDIKGAAGAVFIAGADTTWATCVIFILNMVLHPEIQDKAQQELDTVIGFDKLPDFSDRPALVYIEHVVQEIYRWSPLAPLGIPHKSLHDDIYKGMHIPKDAPLRCCHHSDVTRWGEYLISTRTVVYANAYAMAHDERVYKDPHDFNPDRYEAGEPFPVGNFGFGRRVCVGRFLADNSVWIMVATMLSVLRFCKKMSSDGKLIEPRVRFTNGGTCHPEHFDCVIKPRSLAAEALVNSDSE
- a CDS encoding related to ribokinase is translated as MASHASTPHITILGSLNMDLVSYVPHHPLPGETLTSNHFNTSPGGKGANQAVACGKLSRDSDLSNPSAVVSMVGAVGADPYGTLLLDSLRSFGVAVDSVAIRQDQKSGLAIIIVDEPSGQNRIILSPEANHSLQPAEFEALPGPRPDLLIMQLEIPFDTVMQALKAAKKDGVPVLLNPAPAQPLPMDAYNGLAHLVVNETEAAILADCAESELDDLQGLDRIGRVFIDRGVHNVIITLGGRGVYFVNKQGQSALLPATKTTVVDTTAAGDTFVGSYALAVVAAKDGQFNIEAAVAAANRAAALTVARKGAQISIPWKDEL